One segment of Coffea arabica cultivar ET-39 chromosome 7c, Coffea Arabica ET-39 HiFi, whole genome shotgun sequence DNA contains the following:
- the LOC140010712 gene encoding uncharacterized protein, translating to MRVVGHIRDRTDHILTECEALVDDVLQDLAGDGQVPVAPVAPVAPGAPEEHPEKDPEEDPEEELSASSDWLTLNMEDKRSQTKKANRERGSRQDHEGEQVQEPVPEPREEREAAVEQQPEPQTAGGDQVATVIQQMTNILARLVEQQGQGPLSKFAPELIATEPRKVRRFIQGLNVELQETLAAVQINTFTEVLEKAQRIETARTHVRNFHAKRKGGSSGAQGSVRSDQNAPPAKSGRGAGGGRFSSISRGGAPRGGTQRGGAQRGGQGGRGQGRGIPQGGQTSTPRVTCGYCEKPNHTEDECWRKARKCLRSNPKPTNAGGARSRVPARVYSLDQQSVPEPTEVVEGTIPVFHRLARILIDPGATHSFVNPAFMLGIDLKVEKLPYDLEVRTPTGKATLKLDVRGMIASSALISGIRARKLLSRGARGYLTFLINTPGEKTKLEDMPVISEYPDVFPEELEFLPPEREIEFKVDLVPRTTPISKTPYRMAPAEFKELNVQLQDLLERGFIHESESPWGAPVLFVKKKDGSLRLCIDYRGLNAVTIKNKYSLPHIDELFDQLQGAIVFSKLDLRQGFIKNFLRIAGPLTKKQGKYIWDVKCESSFQELKKQLTVAPVLALLNGNDSYTVYTDTSKEGLGCVLMQNRNVIAYASRKLKPHEQNYPTHDLELAAVVFALKK from the exons ATGCGAGTAGTTGGACATATACGAGATCGGACTGACCATATTCTGACTGAGTGCGAGGCGTTGGTGGACGACGTGCTCCAGGACTTGGCCGGTGATGGCCAAGTGCCTGTAGCTCCTGTAGCTCCTGTCGCCCCCGGTGCTCCTGAGGAGCATCCAGAgaaggatcctgaggaggacccAGAGGAGGAGTTGAGTGCGTCCTCGGA TTGGTTAACTCTCAACATGGAAGATAAGAGAAGTCAGACTAAGAAAGCTAACCGAGAACGCGGTTCTAGGCAAGACCATGAGGGTGAACAAGTACAGGAACCGGTGCCtgaaccgagagaggagagggaggcAGCAGTTGAGCAGCAACCTGAACCCCAGACTGCCGGGGGAGATCAGGTGGCCACTGTCATCCAACAGATGACTAATATTTTGGCCCGGTTGGTggagcaacagggtcaaggtcct ttgtccaaatttgctcccgaaTTGATTGCTACGGAACCAAGGAAAGTACGAAGGTTTATACAAGGGCTAAATGTGGAATTACAAGAAACCTTAGCGGCAGTTCAgattaatacgtttacggaggtcttggagaaggcccaaaggaTAGAAACTGCTAGGACCCATGTGAGGAATTTTCACGCCAAACGAAAAGGGGGATCTAGTGGAGCCCAAGGGTCTGTGCGGAGTGATCAAAACGCACCACCTGCCAAGTCCGGTCGTGGGGCTGGAGGTGGACGGTTTTCGAGCATATCTAGAGGAGGTGCTCCGCGAGGAGGTACTCAGAGGGGAGGTGCCCAGAGGGGAGGCCAAGGTGGTAGAGGACAAGGTAGAGGAATTCCGCAGGGAGGCCAGACCTCTACTCCCCGAGTAACATGTGGTTATTGTGAAAAACCGAACCATACTGAGGATGAATGTTGGAGAAAGGCTCGGAAGTGCCTAAG GTCAAATCCAAAGCCGACCAATGCTGGAGGAGCTAGGTCGAGGGTTCCAGCTAGAGTATATTCACTGGATCAACAATCCGTGCCTGAACCAACGgaggtggtagaaggtacgattcctgtttTTCACCGGTTAGCCAGAATTTTGATAGATCCCGGTGCTACTCACTCTTTTGTTAATCCTGCATTCATGCTTggaattgatttgaaagttgaaaagttaccttatgacttagaggtaAGAACACCTACGG GAAAGGCAACTCTAAAGCTTGATGTGAGGGGTATGATAGCCtcttctgcacttatttcgggtataagggctaggaaattgcttagtcgTGGGGCTCGTGGTTACCTAACTTTCCTAATTAACACTCCAGGAGAAAAGACTAAGTTGGAAGACATGCCAGTAATCAGTGAATACCCGGACGTATTTCCGGAAGAGTTGGAGTTTCTGCCGCCCGAAagggagattgaatttaaggttgatTTAGTACCCCGAACCACTCCCATCTCTAAAACTCCTTATCGTATGGCACCTGCTGAGTTTAAGGAGTTGAATGTGCAACTGCAAGACTTGCtagaacgagggtttattcatgAAAGCGAGTCTccgtggggagctccagtgctattcgttaagaaaaaggacgggagtttaAGGTTGTGCATTGACTATCGAGGATTGAATGCAgtaaccattaagaataaatattctttgccccacatcgatgaatTATTTGATCAGTTACAAGGGGCTATAGTGTTTTCTAAGTTGGATCTGCGACAAGG atttataaagaatttcttGAGAATTGCAGGACCCTTGACTAAGAAACAGggaaagtatatttgggatgttaagtgtgaaagtagtttccaagagCTTAAGAAACAATTAACTGTGGCTCCAGTTTTAGCTTTACTCAATGGGAACGATAGCTATACGGTTTATACCGATACTTCGAAAGAAGGACTAGGGTGTGTGTTGATGCAgaataggaatgtgattgcttatGCATCTCGAAAATTAAAACCTCATGAGcagaattatccgacccatgacttAGAACTTGCAGCTGTAGTGTTCGCTTTAAAGAAATGA